Below is a genomic region from Henckelia pumila isolate YLH828 chromosome 3, ASM3356847v2, whole genome shotgun sequence.
tttaccccagaggcggagggttgacttgatgagttcttctcatcaattgttgcttcatccaattTATCAAAAGCTGATGGTAGATTAGTACTTGTGTCTTGGGTATTAGAATCCCAACATTTTGTTCTACAACCAGTGGCTGTAtttcttcttgtaaaaccaatggttttatcgtttcttgtttatgagaaaccaatggctTCTCTATAGCCCTCACAATtagcccttgaatagcagctcataattgagtttgagcttgcaaacATCATGTAatacgattagatactttgatccgatcagcttgttgtaacctgccagccatttcagcattaatgactaactggttgaactcggtttgaagcaacccaaggtgttccctgagatgcctctgcattttcatgatggaatccacgtcactacCTTCCATcccttgttaaaaaatctgcaagaatattttcatgagatttaataataacaatatcaaaaatataattctgACATAAAGCTTGTCTCTTAATAATCTAGCTTTCtctggtttagattcaatcttattccttaagaaagcttttacctgagtattatcaacttttaaggtaaattttttagcaagtaaaaataaaggccatttttcaaaatcctttttaattgcgtaaaatttctttttgttgatatgccatctgattcCCTCAGATTATGTAAAAAggccgctacagtatctgcatggtacttCCCCATTTGGAGTGAGCTtagtaaggactgctgcccaccaatcgtcgctgGCATCTGTAAATAATACCAAATCATCCTCATCAActggtatagccatttttgggagtttcttacatatctccttcagttggtttacccctttagtatggtcatcggtccatataaacattgcgtccttttttaacaaaggactgaacaccttccTGTACATTGCaaggttgtttatgaacatccctgcaaaattaaccactccgagaaaactttggagttgttttacgtctttgagtttatctgaaaaattctgtaccttttccacaatatggggatGTAGAATAAttccagattcatcaatctctatgccaaggaattcgattttccttgttgctatgaccgctttcttttcagataaaaccagtccttcttgtttacaaattttagagaaaatctctaaatgtttaacatgttcgtctatgttttttgatgctataagaatatcatcaatataaacaaacataaagttaaaATAATCTTTGAacagattatccatctttctttgaaatatatggggtgcattagccaatcccataggcataacttcccaaatttagtgtccttgtggagtagaaaAGACTGTGAATTtttttactgccttcttccattcgaatctggtagaaaccagacttacaatcaaacttTGAAAACACTTTAGCATTTTGTACGCAACTTATTaaatgttctctactgggtataaagtacccatcaaactccaggattttattaataccttgatAGTTAATAACTAGTCTGGgttttcctttttttattttaccatGATTTCTCCCCAggaaacctgggctgctatatggtgaaactcatTCTTTAATTAAACCAAGgcccaaatgttccttgataattattttcatgtccctttgatctgttatgttcatcgatCGGGATGGGCTTATATctaacgaattcatactctttttcttcttttagaGTAaggctggctttgagttgatttctatcccaccatgccagaGGGTGCtcgttataactttctttgagcttctttttgacattttcaagggataccttgttctccaactctatatctctgtgtattagagttaccttgagaagatcCAAATCTTctatttggagttcttgttctcttgttatttttaacatggtttctccaaatctCCTGGAATCTTTCAttttttggtgaaaaagttgtcatttatcaccacgctggctgcgaaacaTTATCGGCATTTGTCGATAAAaggcaaccttgagtctttgaacgataatcttATGATCACAAATGGTGGTGAACATAAGTCGTCTTAACTCGTTATCTTGTGTATACTTTTTAAACATTTGttaaaagttatttcctaacaagatatcagctcatgtatcatggaaatatattggcggtgtctttaccttgtaccaaggagtCTGACCTGTGCCTCCCATAAGgatttctgcttgttttattcctttgcaaagaattaaaattctttttgaaaaatctcgtccagcaatttttggcaaatatTCTTCACAATTTATAGGAAAGACTCCtatttttgctgtacaaattcatgctcctgaatcaatatatgctgcaaagtattcagccttatattgttcatacaatatcccaattggaatgtatatggagaaagggtTGGTTGTcatttaaagggattactaaatggccccgccattttcAATAAGTTGTGTTGTATcccagtaatccgattaagactatttagcTTTAATTTTTCTAAAGCCTCAGTAgatagagtatggttactcttttctacttctttaatgcgttctagtaaatcatgttcatgatttACTAACTTCAAAAGTTGTTTCTTTCTCTGTTTGTGAATAGAGTTTTCAAATCTGGTTAGGGGATTATCCCTTACCCAATTTTCTTGGTTGGCCATCTCGTagaattttttattgaattctccaaattttttcttttgccataaacCTTATTCCTCTTTCAAAgagtttccatggtttatggtcctcaaggaactctaggccaagaatgagctgatccgcttattttcctggaattccacatatttgaacttccaattctccaatatttatcactccttggtaagttcctttttcttgttgtttcaaatagtaaatcgagttacaagggaactggttccgatgacttgtaatttcgaatattgtttttacttctttccatccttctggatatctaagttttcctattatagaaaactccttttcttctggtgaaatttcttgaataggagatttgtcccatctcctacttgtcattcggtcaccCTGGAAAGATAACCTCGtgggttctattttaagttcTCTGTATAGAACTGGTTTGTCCTGAATCTCAATGTCTGTTTCTTggattaaaggaaactcgattcttttcgggtatattgcttgagcaatcttctcaaaaatctctggaatttcaataaactcatttctaatgaATAATTCCGagtggtgagtattagaaagagcatatgaaatttgatatgtaatagaatatggtctattaccttcttTCATCAATcgtttttccttgaagttttgatgcaacatcaaggctcgactaaaatctctgtcagctaaattgtaggctattttttgataaataactcccataatttttcctgcacacaaatttcccgagatagttcctagaaccgcatcttgaatatttcccattcttttatcgcatactacgatatctatgggtgaatctattccctctttaaaagtagctttgatcataatctggattgctccaatatgaattcaagacattgtctttgctacttctgctttcAATTTCTGTAATTTCTctctaatttcttcaaagggaattaactgcatcttaATTTGATTATTGGTTAACTCCATAGGGATTGTCATTTTCCTtatggataccttataaatcaaattatgtcttctttgtctaagacCTAAGTTTCTtaagactctttcaacttgtcctgccaaAAATCCTTGATACTTCTGTAAAgtaggattttctctcataattctttggaccatattatgagatatagtagtttgactaaagaacccagccaaactctcatgtgtttcatgccgaaatacttcctctttactctgattctgattctgattcatcctcagattTTTCTTGACTACAGAGTATTTCTTCCTCGTATATGCTTTCGTCTGAGGGTATATCTTCAAACTGATATACTTGGACAAGATcctgaaagaagaccgcatcatccatgtcaggtgttgcttcaaagagtttggctcctttcttctcattttctggacaatttgttgaAATATGTCCCCTTGCTTcgcatgtccagcagttgcagtCTTTAAAACTTTCATTTGCCctcgtatgagttcttctgaaagttcttctggATGGCATTCTTCCTCTGCTTTGAGATGAGCTTGTTGTTGGGGAtattcttgtaggtccacttcttttctctgatctataagatctggccttatGTTTGGACCAAACTGtccttggtttccaagaacctCTCATTCTTTTGCTATAGGgatgatttttgaattttttttcttttaaatctcTGTGATCTATTCCCTATGATTGTTGGGAGAttattttctctacaacataaaggagtacgtttatttataccccttatccttttgtagttcttttgtaatgctgccatgtgacaccattctgccaattttcctttcaaaaaagaggcgcgtcttgccaatgtatcaagtttacctggaacgtattcttttatcagcatttctctccaggggcttggaatttttgcgaaaaatagctgaatagctacatttttctcgaatcccgaattccatctgtatttagtgaataacataatgtattcatcaactaaacatatatcatgtaactcgaggctatacagagcttgagtatatcttctctttttctctgtatcttgatttttgaaatagtctacccctatgaattgtgctttaaatagggtggtcattcttcctccaatctcgctgagggattctcctgctaagattgattccttagtttctaGCATATTCATCTCCCAAGCGATCTTAACAGATCCAATTAGACTTATttttagaagtttaatgaatccttctttactggtgtccaatcatctataagatcttctctgtttttgaaatccagcacatcaaggtttaacataaccccgtaaggatgtattggatctaaaacagtttttccataaggagtttgatggagtgggattttaccCCGTCTTGTCCTTGTTCCTGCTGAATGTGAATTTTCTTCAACCTGGAATTCACTaggtggttcttctgttttaacaaCATATCTCGGAGGATTCCCAGTAGGTATCTCACCTTCAGGGGAATTCATCTTTAAGTCTACAACTTTAAGATTTGCAAAtgaatctgcaagatcttgtagatcctcgagatttaatctttctaaaataGTCATCAGATCATATTCttttctgatactgcttttataagattaatcatcatctcttcatcagttaaatatttttgtaccattttggttttacctttctgatgtaacaaaggttcagtaccaaacgagagtggtaatcTTCTCCTTTCCTAAAACTCGATGTTTGTTCtagattttgaattttcatttgAAGTTCCCTTAAAGTCACAAGaattttttcttgtttcttaaggatttctccaatttgtcgaggtatttcatacagctggttgctgtaatattgtaccgtcttttggacttctctaagatctccggagagtttagaggaatctggggtaatttctaaaattgagagttagaaatcatcttttTTCATCCCTTCAAAATCGAGATCATTATTAATTACAACCTGTTGTAAGgaatctattgtgaatagattaacttgtttataggatttcatataaataaaatccttttGATtaaaaccttcgtttgaagtcatcttttgtaaaaaatcttctcctcaactaATATTACGtttgaataattaacctaaagctctgataccatttttgcagataattctttgtaccatAATTAAGCAtaaagtctttagattttagcataaagtctttagattttaagcataaataagcaaaaatcaagtacaagaattaaacatttaattattcaAGTTTGTTGGTCCTAGGGATCTATTGCAAAAAATCTTATGAGTCGGGAATTATGAAAAAATCAAGTTTGGATTTAAGAATTTATCACCAAATTGCTCATATTTTAACCCGGTTTCACCGTGTGCGGGACGTGTGAAGGCAAAGACAAACAAAGTAACGCGCtaaccaaaaaagaaaaaaaaacaaataaataaataaaaaaaacgcgCTACACAAGTAACACAACCATtagtaaatataattttttgtttgcAAGACACTCCAAAGTCCAATGCAGTTTAAAgacataatatatttaaaaattattattgcaACAAACTCAAAGTCAACATGAAATTCTCATCTTGACTCGCACTTTTCGTTCAACCTTCCAAGAAAATAGGAGCACAGTTACTGCAAGCAAATATACCACAGATTTCTAATTTCTCCTGCCAAGAAATCGGATCATCGTTTTACtaatttcttttttcttttcgtttttaCGGACTCCGAGCAGAGCTATTGTGGGAAGTTTCTTTCTGGAAAATACTTGGGAAATTTCTTGGATGTGCCCGTTTCTTTTCGAACCCAATGACGCGGAGCTTCGTCCTTTGATGGGGCCACAATCTTTAATACATTCGAATATTTATAAAAAGATAGAAGCTCTGAGCATCCAAGAGTAATATTttggaataataataataaggtaAGAGATAGCAGCTCATTGAGGAGATGGAGAGTTTATTGAGTGAGAAATGGGACGTAAAGCCGAAGCATGCGTCGGCGGAGGCGTTGCAGCGCTGGAGGGATCTCTGTGGGCTGGTTAAGAACCCCAAGCGACGGTTCAGATTCACTGCTAATTTATCCAAGCGCCACGAGGCTGCTGCCATGCGCAAAACTAATCAggtttctcttcttcttcttcttcttgtgATGTGCTGTTGATTTTCAGCatttattttaccttttatatttttcttaGATATGTTTTTATGGGAAGGAAGGAAGGAAGGATTTTGAATCAAGAACTCTGCATTCATCACGAATTACTGTCGCAATCTTGAATATTGACTGATCTTTAAAATGTACGAGACTCTCAAATGTATATGGGATAAGTCGCAGTCAATCTGTTCCTCTTCTCTCCAAAGTTCTTTTGCTCTTCCTGttgtatcaatttttttttcagctTGTTTCCATTATTTTTATGTGACCATAATTCATACATAGATTTTGCAAATGTGGCTGATTGTAGATATATctcgttatatatatatatatatgtcaggAGAAGTTGAGAATTGCAGTACTTGTCTCAAAGGCTGCCTTCCAATTCATACAAGGTGACTTTCCTGATAAATTGTTGAAACCGAGGTTTCTTtgttccataaattcttaaatctgAACCAATGTTGCTAAATCATACACAGGTGTGCAGCCGGGTGATTACACTGTACCTAAGGAAGTTGAGGCTGCTGGTTTTCAGATTTGTGCTGATGAACTAGGGTCCATTGTCGAAGGTCACGATGTTAAAAGGCTAAAGTTTCATGGGGGGGCGTCTGGGCTTGCAGAAAAGCTCGCCACAAGCTCCACTGATGGGCTTTCTACTGATGCTGAATCTCTTAGTCGAAGAGAAGAGATTTATGGCATCAATAAGTTCCAAGAAAGCGAAATTCGGAGCTTTTGGGTGTTTGTTTGGGAAGCCCTTCAAGATATGACCCTCATGATTCTTGGCGCATGCGCATTTATTTCTTTGATAGTCGGCATTGCCACCGAGGGATGGCCTAAGGGAGCTCATGATGGACTCGGGATCGTTGCTAGTATTTTGTTGGTCGTCTTTGTAACAGCTACAAGTGATTATCGTCAGTCTTTGCAATTCAAGGATTTGGACaaggaaaagaagaaaattaCTATCCAAGTTACAAGAAATGGGTACAGACAGAAGATGTCGATCTATGAGCTTCTTCCAGGTGATATTGTTCACCTTGCAATTGGCGATCAAGTCCCTGCAGATGGCCTTTTTCTCTCAGGATTCTCTGTTTTGATCGACGAATCTAGTCTGACTGGAGAAAGTGAGCCAGTTATGGTTAGTTCCGAGAATCCATTTCTACTCTCTGGAACCAAGGTCCAAGATGGCTCATGCAAAATGCTTGTTACCACTGTTGGCATGAGAACTCAGTGGGGGAAGTTAATGGCGACACTAAGTGAAGGAGGGGATGAGGAAACACCATTGCAAGTTAAACTAAATGGGGTGGCGACTATTATTGGAAAGATAGGCCTCATTTTTGCTGTGGTGACTTTCGCTGTTTTAGTCCAAAAAATGGTTGGCCGTAAATGGTACGAGGGAACGATGTTTCGCTGGTCTGGAGACAATGCTTTGGAGTTATTAGAATACTTTGCCATTGCAGTTACCATTGTCGTTGTTGCAGTTCCTGAGGGGCTCCCTCTAGCTGTGACTTTGAGCCTTGCTTTTGCCATGAAAAAAATGATGAACGATAAAGCTCTTGTACGAAACTTGGCCGCCTGTGAAACCATGGGGTCGGCCACAACCATATGCAGTGACAAAACCGGGACATTGACGACTAATCACATGACAGTGGTGAAATCATGCATTTGTATGGAGGTCAAGAACCTGAGCGAACCAAGAACTGCATCTGCTCTACGTTCTGAGCTCCCCGACGCTGTAGTTAAAACCCTGTTGCAGTCGATTTTCAGCAATACTGGTGGAGAAGTGGTGGTTAACAAGAAAGGAAAACAAGAGATTTTGGGGACTCCCACTGAGACAGCTATCTTGGAGTTTGGACTATCTCTTGGAGGCAATTTTCGGGAAGAAAGACAAGCGTATAAGTTAGTGAAAGTCGAACCATTTAACTCCACAAAGAAGAGGATGGGTGTTGTGTTGGAGCTTCCAGGACAAGGCCTTAGAGCTCATACTAAAGGTGCTTCAGAGATTATTCTTGCTGCATGTGAAAAGGTGCTTGATTCAAATGGTGAAGTTGTCCCCCTCGATGAAGCATCCATTCGTCGTCTTAAAGAAACCATTGATCAGTTTGCTAGTGAGGCTCTGAGGACACTATGTCTTGCCTACGTAGAACTTGAAAGCGGGTTCTCCCCGAATGATGCTATACCAGCATCTGGTTATACTTGTATAGGGATTGTGGGAATCAAAGATCCTGTACGTCCCGGTGTTCGGGAATCCGTTGCACTTTGTCGTTCAGCTGGCGTGACTGTTCGGATGGTTACAGGAGATAACATCAACACTGCAAAGGCTATTGCGAGAGAGTGTGGGATATTGACTGATGATGGTATAGCCATTGAAGGTCCTGTATTTCGCGAAAAAAGTATGGAGGAATTGCTTGAATTGATTCCCAAGATTCAGGTAACTAACGCATTTACTTGTGAAAATTACTAGTTTTTCCTAACTAAGAAAATAGGAAATGTGCATTCCAAATAAGGTCCCATTAAACATGACAGACAGATACACACATAGCTTTTGGCTTATGGTCATGTGCATGCATCTCAGGTTATGGCTCGGTCTTCGCCACTAGACAAGCACACATTGGTTAAGCACTTGAGAACAACATTTAATGAGGTTGTGGCAGTGACTGGTGATGGGACAAATGATGCTCCTGCACTACATGAAGCAGATATTGGACTTGCGATGGGAATTGCAGGAACTGAGGTGATTTTATAAAAATGAAATAGATAAAATTGTGTCTTTTCTCCAATgaagtttattattattattattatatgagATTAATTATTATAATGTGATGAAATCAGGTAGCAAAAGAGAGTGCAGATGTCATAATTTTGGATGATAATTTCTCCACAATTGTGACAGTAGCTAAATGGGGACGCTCAGTTTACGTTAACATACAGAAGTTTGTGCAGTTCCAGCTGACTGTTAATATTGTTGCATTGGTCGTAAACTTCTCCTCTGCCTGCTTGACTGGTAACTAAGCTCTTTTaagcaaataaaaaatttccatCCTTTGTGCACTTGGGGaaagataatttttttctcatgCTTCGAAATGGCATTTTCAGGTACTGCTCCTCTGACTGCTGTTCAACTTCTGTGGGTAAATATGATTATGGACACATTAGGTGCACTCGCACTCGCAACCGAGCCTCCTAGCGATGAACTGATGAAAAGGTCTCCTGTTGGAAGGAAGGGAAACTTCATTAACGCTGTTATGTGGAGGAACATCCTAGGACAATCTTTATATCAGTTTTTGGTCATATGGTTTCTTCAAGCTTGTGGAAAGACAATGTTCATGCTTCATAGTTGCCCTGATTCTGATTTGATCCTCAACACGATTATTTTCAACTCATTCGTTTTCTGTCAGGTATCTGTTTATGTCTAACAAATTTCTTTAAACATGTCCACAGATTCTTTATCACACTATATATTCCTTGAACACTTCTGGTTTGTTGCAGCTCTTCAATGAGGTGAACTCCAGAGAAATGGAGAAAATTGATGTGCTCGAAGGAATTCTGGATAACTATGTTTTTGCATCAGTTCTTGGATCTACAGTGCTATTCCAGATCATAATCATTGAGTACCTTGGCACGTTTGCAAACACAACTCCACTTACCTTTATGCAATGGTTTTTCAGCATATTCATTGGATTCTTGGGCATGCCAATTGCTGTAGCCTTGAAGAGAATTCCTTTAGAGAGCTGATATATGAATGATGCAAAATTCTTGAACGGCCCCCT
It encodes:
- the LOC140892112 gene encoding calcium-transporting ATPase 2, plasma membrane-type-like; this translates as MESLLSEKWDVKPKHASAEALQRWRDLCGLVKNPKRRFRFTANLSKRHEAAAMRKTNQEKLRIAVLVSKAAFQFIQGVQPGDYTVPKEVEAAGFQICADELGSIVEGHDVKRLKFHGGASGLAEKLATSSTDGLSTDAESLSRREEIYGINKFQESEIRSFWVFVWEALQDMTLMILGACAFISLIVGIATEGWPKGAHDGLGIVASILLVVFVTATSDYRQSLQFKDLDKEKKKITIQVTRNGYRQKMSIYELLPGDIVHLAIGDQVPADGLFLSGFSVLIDESSLTGESEPVMVSSENPFLLSGTKVQDGSCKMLVTTVGMRTQWGKLMATLSEGGDEETPLQVKLNGVATIIGKIGLIFAVVTFAVLVQKMVGRKWYEGTMFRWSGDNALELLEYFAIAVTIVVVAVPEGLPLAVTLSLAFAMKKMMNDKALVRNLAACETMGSATTICSDKTGTLTTNHMTVVKSCICMEVKNLSEPRTASALRSELPDAVVKTLLQSIFSNTGGEVVVNKKGKQEILGTPTETAILEFGLSLGGNFREERQAYKLVKVEPFNSTKKRMGVVLELPGQGLRAHTKGASEIILAACEKVLDSNGEVVPLDEASIRRLKETIDQFASEALRTLCLAYVELESGFSPNDAIPASGYTCIGIVGIKDPVRPGVRESVALCRSAGVTVRMVTGDNINTAKAIARECGILTDDGIAIEGPVFREKSMEELLELIPKIQVMARSSPLDKHTLVKHLRTTFNEVVAVTGDGTNDAPALHEADIGLAMGIAGTEVAKESADVIILDDNFSTIVTVAKWGRSVYVNIQKFVQFQLTVNIVALVVNFSSACLTGTAPLTAVQLLWVNMIMDTLGALALATEPPSDELMKRSPVGRKGNFINAVMWRNILGQSLYQFLVIWFLQACGKTMFMLHSCPDSDLILNTIIFNSFVFCQLFNEVNSREMEKIDVLEGILDNYVFASVLGSTVLFQIIIIEYLGTFANTTPLTFMQWFFSIFIGFLGMPIAVALKRIPLES